One Fusobacterium sp. DD2 DNA segment encodes these proteins:
- a CDS encoding Sapep family Mn(2+)-dependent dipeptidase, translated as MSVEKYYDQLEKNFPEYLKNLDRLISVPSFLQEDGSRFPFGEPIQKALEEMLEICKELGFRTYIDPEGYYGYAEIGEGAKLIGVLGHLDVVPPGDLAMWNSDPFKPVIKDGKYYGRGSQDDKGPTLAAIYALKSLLDCGFKLKSRVRFIFGTDEENLWRDMPKYVAKEEMPTIGFTPDSKFPLIYSEKGLLQCQLVGKNESGMEFKGGDAFNSVPSGITVLYNEELLKTLKELKYEYKIKDGKIEVLGKSVHAQVEEEGINAINRYLHALETMGRHSKAGKFVVENLIGHKFAEPIFGDVKDEHSGELKFNLGKIEFNKDQEILSIDMRIPVTANVDEIVDTLTKKAKEYGLIYRKYDFLKSIYVPLDSELITTLMSAYQDVTGDMTSTPIASGGATYARAINNCVAFGCVLPGRAKTEHQPNEYIILDDMKVAMKVYMSAFEKLNR; from the coding sequence TGATCAATTGGAAAAGAATTTTCCTGAATATTTAAAAAATTTAGATAGATTGATATCAGTGCCAAGCTTTTTACAGGAGGATGGAAGCAGATTTCCATTTGGAGAACCTATACAAAAAGCCTTAGAAGAGATGCTTGAAATATGTAAAGAACTTGGATTTAGAACTTATATAGATCCTGAGGGATATTACGGATATGCAGAAATTGGAGAGGGAGCAAAACTTATAGGTGTGTTAGGACATCTTGATGTAGTGCCTCCTGGAGATCTTGCTATGTGGAATAGTGATCCATTTAAACCAGTTATAAAAGATGGTAAATATTATGGAAGAGGATCACAGGATGACAAGGGACCTACTCTTGCAGCAATATATGCTCTTAAGAGTTTATTAGATTGTGGTTTTAAGTTAAAGAGCAGAGTGAGATTTATATTTGGAACAGATGAAGAAAACCTTTGGAGAGATATGCCTAAATATGTAGCAAAAGAAGAGATGCCTACTATAGGATTTACTCCAGATTCAAAATTCCCACTTATATATTCAGAAAAAGGGTTATTACAATGCCAGTTAGTTGGAAAAAATGAGAGTGGAATGGAGTTTAAAGGTGGAGATGCATTTAACTCTGTACCATCAGGAATAACTGTTCTATATAATGAAGAGCTTTTAAAAACATTAAAAGAGTTAAAATATGAGTATAAGATAAAAGATGGAAAAATAGAAGTATTAGGTAAAAGTGTCCATGCTCAGGTAGAAGAAGAGGGAATAAATGCAATCAATAGATATCTTCATGCACTTGAGACTATGGGAAGACACAGTAAAGCTGGAAAATTTGTAGTAGAAAATCTTATAGGACATAAATTTGCAGAGCCGATATTTGGAGATGTTAAAGATGAACATTCAGGAGAATTGAAATTCAACCTTGGTAAAATTGAATTTAATAAGGACCAGGAAATCCTGTCAATAGATATGAGAATTCCAGTTACTGCAAATGTTGATGAAATTGTAGATACTCTTACTAAAAAAGCTAAGGAGTATGGACTTATTTATAGAAAATATGATTTCTTAAAATCTATATATGTACCTCTTGATTCAGAACTTATTACAACTTTAATGTCTGCATATCAGGATGTAACTGGAGATATGACATCAACTCCTATAGCAAGTGGAGGAGCAACATATGCAAGAGCAATAAATAACTGTGTAGCTTTTGGTTGTGTTTTACCAGGAAGAGCTAAGACTGAGCACCAGCCTAATGAATATATTATTTTAGATGATATGAAAGTAGCTATGAAAGTGTATATGTCAGCTTTTGAAAAACTAAATAGATAG
- the lepB gene encoding signal peptidase I: protein MDRNKIILNGIFYLIVTALFIILFVKEKSIGEWIKIRRDAFADRLIERLGFDGVPFGTFIKKSIAFLESLGSAVILVLIIQHVYLGNFVVPTGSMIPTIEPKDRLFGNMVIYKFSKPQREDIIVFKEPIQNKVLFTKRLMGLPGEKVEIKNNHLYVNDKRIDEREYTPLGALGAADYWIIPKKGDTLEVIPGSDYKEAMRAKNYDIDKVQKFLVKNPGAVDEILPDLQFKVNGVPTGMVLDIIHDKKYVKELLNGEKVTLTLDEDYYLALGDNTNNSLDSRMWGFVKESRIKGKGLIRFWPLNRISLLK from the coding sequence ATGGACAGAAATAAAATTATTTTAAACGGAATTTTTTACTTAATAGTAACAGCTTTATTTATTATCTTATTTGTTAAAGAAAAAAGCATTGGGGAATGGATAAAAATTCGAAGGGATGCCTTTGCTGACAGGCTTATTGAAAGACTTGGTTTTGATGGAGTTCCCTTTGGTACATTTATAAAGAAATCTATAGCTTTTTTAGAATCTCTAGGTAGTGCTGTAATTTTAGTACTTATTATTCAGCATGTTTATCTGGGGAATTTTGTTGTGCCTACAGGTTCTATGATTCCAACTATTGAGCCAAAAGATAGACTTTTTGGTAATATGGTTATTTATAAATTTTCAAAACCTCAAAGAGAGGATATTATAGTTTTTAAAGAACCTATACAGAACAAGGTACTATTTACAAAAAGACTGATGGGATTACCTGGAGAAAAAGTTGAGATTAAAAATAATCACTTATACGTAAATGATAAAAGAATAGATGAGAGAGAATACACTCCTTTAGGAGCTCTAGGAGCTGCTGATTATTGGATTATACCTAAAAAGGGAGATACTCTAGAGGTAATACCTGGAAGTGATTATAAAGAGGCAATGAGAGCTAAGAACTATGATATAGATAAAGTTCAAAAATTCCTGGTTAAAAATCCTGGAGCAGTAGATGAGATACTTCCTGATTTACAGTTTAAAGTAAATGGTGTACCTACAGGTATGGTATTGGATATCATACATGATAAAAAGTACGTAAAAGAGCTTTTAAACGGTGAGAAGGTTACTTTAACACTTGATGAGGACTACTATCTTGCACTTGGAGATAATACTAATAACAGTCTTGATTCAAGAATGTGGGGATTTGTTAAGGAAAGCAGAATAAAAGGAAAAGGACTTATAAGATTCTGGCCACTTAACAGAATATCACTTTTGAAATAG